A window from Montipora capricornis isolate CH-2021 chromosome 7, ASM3666992v2, whole genome shotgun sequence encodes these proteins:
- the LOC138055331 gene encoding uncharacterized protein: protein MSQKGVYPYDFMDSINKFEEKLPPKENFYSILNDENISDKDYKHAQNVWNTFSIKNMGEYHDLYLESDIILLADVFENFRKTCLQYYKLDPAHYFTSPGLSWDAMLKMTDIKLELMTNVDMFQFIEKGMCGGISYIANRYGKANNKYMKTYDEKAPSKYIMYLDANNLYGWAMSQYLPTGSFKWMTEKQIGNIDLGKYKEDSKKGLILKVDLAYPEELHDLHNDYPIAPEKVKVGGNMISEYCKNIEKKYKISTGLVHKLIPTLSNKEKYVLHYRNLQLYTDLGLKITKVHQVLEFNQSAWLKQYIDFNTEKRTNAKNAFEKDFFKLINNAVYGKCCENLRKRIDVRLVTNEKKLLKMAAKPTYVSSKIFNENLVAVHKIKETLTLNRPVYVGMCILDLSKTLMYDFHYNYIKQKYDSKAKLLFTDTDSLTYEIETNDVYQDFWDDKDRFDNSDYSQDSQYFDRTNKKVIGKFKDEAAGVPITEFVGLRSKMYSYMKG from the coding sequence ATGTCCCAAAAAGGAGTTTATCCATACGACTTCATGGATAGCATTAATAAATTCGAAGAAAAATTACCaccaaaagaaaacttttacaGCATATTAAATGATGAAAATATATCAGACAAAGATTATAAACATGCTCAAAATGTGTGGAATAcattttctattaaaaataTGGGTGAGTACCATGACTTATATCTTGAATCCGACATCATTTTGTTAGCTGATGTATTCGAAAATTTCAGAAAAACATGTTTGCAGTATTACAAATTAGATCCTGCACATTATTTTACAAGCCCTGGTCTTAGTTGGGatgctatgttaaagatgactgaCATTAAATTAGAACTTATGACTAATGTTGATATGtttcaatttattgaaaaaGGAATGTGTGGTGGAATAAGCTACATTGCCAACCGGTATggaaaagcaaacaataaatacatgaaaacatatgatgagaaggcgccctcaaagtatattatgtatttagacGCTAATAATCTGTATGGATGGGCAATGAGTCAATATTTACCAACCGGTAGTTTCAAatggatgacagaaaaacagatagGCAATATAGACTTAGGCAAGTATAAAGAAGACAGCAAGAAAGGTTTAATACTAAAAGTAGACCTAGCATATCCAGAAGAACTAcatgatttgcataatgactaCCCAATAGCACCAGAAAAGGTTAAAGTAGGTGGAAACATGATATCAGAATATTGCAAAAACATcgagaaaaaatataaaatatcaaCTGGTTTAGTTCATAAATTAATACCAACattaagcaataaagaaaaatacgtaCTCCATTATAggaacctacaattgtacactgatcttggtttgaaaataactaaagTCCATCAAGTACTAGAGTTCAATCAGTCCGCATGGTTGAAGCAATATATTGACTTTAACACtgagaaaagaactaatgcCAAAAACGCTTTTGAGAAAGATTTCTTCAAACTTATTAATAACGCTGTTTATGGTAAATGCTGCGAAAATCTACGTAAGCGTATTGATGTTAGACTCGTCACGAATGAaaagaaactattaaaaatggctgctaaaccaACTTATGTAAGCAGTAAGATATTCAATGAAAATCTAGTGGCAGTGCATAagattaaagaaacactaaccttaAACAGGCCGGTatatgtgggtatgtgtatcctagatcttagtaaaacactaatgtatgattttcattataattatatcaaacaaaaatacgacagcaaagcaaaattattattcacagacacagactCGCTGACTTATGAAATCGAAACTAATGATGTGTATCAAGACTTTTGGGATGATAAAGATAGATTCGATAACAGTGATTATTCACAAGATTCACAATATTTCGACAGGACAAATAAGAAAGtaatcggtaaattcaaagatgaggcGGCAGGCGTGCCAATAACTGAATTCGTTGGATTGAGATCCAAAATGTATTCATACATGAaagggtaa